One Streptomyces sp. ML-6 genomic region harbors:
- a CDS encoding sugar phosphate isomerase/epimerase family protein — MPRSFTLFTGQWADLPLEEVCRLARDFGYDGLELACWGDHFEVDKALADPGYLDGRRQLLDKYGLKCWAISNHLVGQAVCDDPIDERHRGILPARIWGDGEPEGVRRRAAEELKDTARAAAAFGVRTVIGFTGSSIWHLVAMFPPVPPHMVERGYEDFAERWNPILDVFDAEGVRFAHEVHPGEIAYDYWTTHRALEAVGHRPAFGLNFDPSHFVWQDLDPVGFLYDFRDRIYHVDCKEARRRLDGRNGRLGSHLPWGDPRRGWDFVSAGHGDVPWEDVFRMLRSIGYEGPVSVEWEDAGMDRLVGAPEALATLKRYDFEPPAASFDAAFGGGD, encoded by the coding sequence ATGCCCCGTTCCTTCACCCTCTTCACCGGCCAGTGGGCGGACCTGCCACTGGAGGAGGTCTGCCGGCTCGCCCGGGACTTCGGCTACGACGGACTCGAACTCGCCTGCTGGGGTGACCACTTCGAGGTCGACAAGGCGCTCGCCGACCCCGGTTACCTGGACGGCCGGCGGCAACTGCTCGACAAGTACGGGCTGAAGTGCTGGGCGATCTCCAACCACCTCGTCGGCCAGGCCGTCTGCGACGACCCCATCGACGAGCGGCACCGGGGGATCCTGCCCGCCCGGATCTGGGGGGACGGCGAGCCCGAGGGGGTGCGCCGCCGGGCGGCCGAGGAGCTCAAGGACACCGCACGGGCGGCCGCCGCCTTCGGGGTGCGCACCGTGATCGGTTTCACCGGCTCGTCGATCTGGCACCTGGTCGCGATGTTCCCGCCGGTCCCGCCGCACATGGTCGAGCGGGGCTACGAGGACTTCGCCGAGCGCTGGAACCCGATCCTGGACGTCTTCGACGCGGAGGGCGTGCGGTTCGCCCACGAGGTGCATCCCGGCGAGATCGCGTACGACTACTGGACCACCCACCGCGCGCTGGAGGCCGTCGGCCACCGGCCGGCGTTCGGGCTGAACTTCGACCCGAGCCACTTCGTCTGGCAGGACTTGGACCCGGTCGGTTTCCTGTACGACTTCCGGGACCGGATCTACCACGTGGACTGCAAGGAGGCGCGCAGACGGCTGGACGGCCGCAACGGGCGGCTCGGCTCGCACCTGCCGTGGGGCGACCCGCGGCGCGGCTGGGACTTCGTCTCCGCCGGGCACGGCGACGTGCCGTGGGAGGACGTCTTCCGGATGCTGCGGTCCATCGGCTACGAGGGGCCGGTCTCCGTGGAGTGGGAGGACGCCGGGATGGACCGGCTGGTGGGAGCGCCGGAGGCGCTGGCCACACTGAAGCGGTACGACTTCGAGCCGCCCGCCGCCTCGTTCGACGCGGCGTTCGGGGGCGGCGACTGA